The following proteins come from a genomic window of Salvia hispanica cultivar TCC Black 2014 chromosome 4, UniMelb_Shisp_WGS_1.0, whole genome shotgun sequence:
- the LOC125221106 gene encoding alanine--glyoxylate aminotransferase 2 homolog 3, mitochondrial-like translates to MMMMRRHAFSRAAAASKSKSTLSHTSEPPLPKIPAFDYVPPPYTGPSADEILAKRRQFLNPSIFHSFKTPLCLVDGKKQYLFDDKGRRYLDAFGGIATVGCGHSHPEVVDAVVDQMKRLQHPTVLYLNPAIADFAEALASKFPGDLKVIFFTNSGTEANELALMMARLYSGCHDVVSIRNGYHGNAAGTMAATAQGSYKFNVVQTGVHHALNPDQYRGVFGSDGLKYARDVDDIVTYGTSGRVGAFIAEAIQGVGGVMELAPGYLPAVYDTIRKAGGLCIADEVQSGFARTGSHFWGFEAHGVVPDIVTLAKGIGNGMPLGAVVTTPEIAKVLTHRNYFNTFGGNPVCSAAGLAVLKVIEKEQLQQNALTVGSYLKDRLISLKDKYEIIGDVRGRGLMLGIELVTDRQLKTPAKDEIVYILELMKDLGVVIGKGGFFGNVFRITPPLCFTEEDADFLVNAMDYSLSKV, encoded by the exons atgatgatgatgcgTAGACACGCATTCTcccgcgccgccgccgcctccaaatccaaatccacaCTCTCTCACACCAGCGAACCTCCTCTCCCGAAAATTCCCGCCTTCGACTACGTCCCCCCACCGTACACAGGCCCCTCCGCCGATGAGATCCTCGCCAAGCGCCGCCAGTTCCTCAACCCCTCCATCTTTCATTCCTTCAAAACGCCT TTGTGTTTGGTCGATGGGAAGAAGCAGTATCTGTTCGACGATAAGGGGCGGAGATATCTGGACGCGTTCGGCGGGATCGCCACCGTGGGATGTGGCCACAGCCACCCAGAGGTGGTGGACGCCGTCGTTGATCAGATGAAGCGTCTCCAGCATCCCACCGTCCTCTATCTTAATCCTGCTATCGCCGATTTTGCTGAGGCGCTCGCTTCCAAGTTTCCCGGCGATCTCAAG GTCATTTTCTTCACGAATTCGGGGACAGAGGCGAATGAGCTGGCCTTGATGATGGCGCGATTGTACAGTGGCTGCCACGATGTGGTTTCGATTAGGAACGGCTATCATGGTAATGCTGCCGGCACAATGGCTGCCACTGCTCAAGGAAGCTACAAATTTAATGTTGTGCAG ACTGGAGTGCATCATGCACTGAATCCAGACCAGTATAGAGGCGTCTTTGGGTCGGACGGATTGAAGTATGCAAGAGATGTGGATGATATAGTTACTTACGGAACGTCTGGCCGTGTTGGTGCCTTCATTGCTGAAGCCATCCAG GGAGTTGGTGGGGTTATGGAGTTGGCTCCGGGATATCTTCCTGCTGTCTACGACACCATAAGAAAGGCGGGTGGCCTTTGCATAGCTGATGAGGTCCAATCGGGCTTTGCTCGTACGGGGAGCCATTTTTGGGGCTTTGAGGCCCATGGGGTTGTGCCTGATATAGTAACCTTGGCCAAG GGCATTGGGAATGGAATGCCACTCGGTGCAGTGGTCACCACGCCCGAGATTGCAAAGGTCTTGACTCATCGGAACTATTTCAACACGTTTGGTGGTAATCCCGTGTGCAGCGCTGCCGGTCTTGCAGTGCTTAAAGTGATAGAGAAGGAACAGCTTCAGCAGAATGCTCTCACTGTCGGATCGTACCTCAAGGATCGCCTCATTTCCTTGAAGGACAAATACGAGATCATCGGTGATGTCAGGGGAAGAGGGTTGATGCTTGGAATAGAGCTTGTAACGGACCGGCAGCTGAAAACCCCTGCCAAGGATGAGATTGTTTATATACTGGAACTAATGAAAg ATTTGGGAGTGGTGATCGGGAAAGGGGGGTTcttcggcaatgtgttcagGATCACACCGCCCCTCTGCTTCACCGAGGAGGATGCTG ATTTCCTTGTGAATGCGATGGACTATTCATTGTCGAAGGTGTAG